The Pyrodictium delaneyi genome contains a region encoding:
- a CDS encoding CBS domain-containing protein, with protein MLLHENEETRKPGLYIVYSGLVNADSQLLSSGDYVVSEHGVKAVEESIIIYADNDCARIVLTFGEEETCTVGDLVYRDPVVVEPHTPVIEAVRVMHREGVSSIIVVDQQRRPIGIFTDTDLRRLVALGKDLSKPISVFMTPRPLTIGPNASCMEAAFMMMNRYVKHLVVVDDVGKVAGVITVRDIAYAEALGPLYMLRRIRSASTVEELGARYRELVKLLRKEARRLHPSGGGREAVHLIRMASLALRGVMSKAVELAVKELDIKESGFAYLALGSNGRLEQFLASDRDTMMVYWEISGQKAQRLAEAIEDILDRVGFPGCRHGYTARRLLYSREELAEQLRSMSSNLVNESIILMSLMFDAVTVYGDSNTARWLRRSIAESLSSSKSYILSTMTMYRPKLGLAGRLPHEIDLKAHGLAPIVYTIKAFSIAESIWEPVNTLDRLTALVARNIIPSDLAAEVVEAYRTLSAFTVWAQALHGSTRIDTGELSGFERSVLRSALRSVQRLVDYARRR; from the coding sequence ATGTTGCTTCATGAAAATGAAGAGACACGAAAGCCTGGCCTCTACATAGTCTATAGTGGTCTCGTCAATGCTGATTCCCAGCTTCTATCTTCCGGAGACTACGTGGTATCCGAACACGGCGTCAAAGCAGTGGAAGAATCGATCATTATCTACGCTGATAACGATTGTGCGCGTATAGTTCTAACCTTTGGAGAAGAAGAAACATGTACGGTGGGAGATCTTGTTTACCGCGATCCTGTTGTAGTTGAACCCCATACACCCGTTATTGAAGCAGTCAGAGTAATGCATCGTGAGGGTGTATCTTCGATAATCGTTGTCGACCAGCAAAGACGCCCTATAGGTATTTTTACTGATACTGATCTCCGCCGCCTCGTTGCACTCGGTAAAGATTTGTCCAAGCCTATATCCGTGTTTATGACCCCTAGACCGTTAACTATAGGGCCTAATGCATCATGTATGGAAGCAGCCTTCATGATGATGAATAGATACGTCAAACACCTAGTAGTAGTGGATGATGTAGGTAAGGTTGCTGGAGTTATTACTGTACGTGATATAGCCTATGCTGAAGCTCTTGGTCCCCTTTACATGCTTCGGCGCATACGTAGCGCCTCCACTGTAGAGGAACTTGGAGCACGTTACCGTGAACTAGTCAAGCTTCTCCGAAAGGAGGCGCGTCGGTTACATCCTAGTGGTGGGGGTCGCGAGGCTGTTCACCTTATTCGTATGGCGAGTTTGGCTCTACGAGGTGTTATGTCGAAGGCTGTTGAATTAGCTGTAAAAGAGCTCGACATCAAGGAGAGCGGGTTTGCTTATCTGGCACTTGGTAGTAATGGTAGGCTTGAGCAGTTTCTGGCAAGCGATAGAGACACCATGATGGTGTATTGGGAGATAAGTGGGCAGAAAGCGCAGAGACTAGCTGAAGCTATTGAAGACATACTTGATAGAGTTGGATTCCCGGGATGCCGACATGGATATACTGCGCGCAGACTCCTTTATAGTAGAGAGGAATTGGCTGAACAATTACGTTCCATGTCATCTAATCTCGTAAACGAGAGCATAATCTTAATGAGCCTGATGTTTGATGCTGTTACCGTCTACGGTGATTCGAATACTGCGCGTTGGCTGCGGAGAAGTATAGCGGAGTCGCTATCTAGTTCGAAGAGTTACATTCTGAGCACCATGACTATGTATAGGCCTAAACTAGGTTTAGCGGGTAGATTGCCCCATGAAATCGACTTGAAGGCCCATGGTCTTGCACCTATAGTATACACTATCAAGGCATTTTCAATAGCAGAGTCCATCTGGGAGCCTGTAAACACGCTGGATAGACTAACAGCCCTTGTAGCCAGAAACATAATTCCTAGCGACTTGGCTGCAGAAGTTGTTGAAGCTTATCGTACCCTTTCCGCATTTACTGTATGGGCTCAAGCACTACATGGCAGCACTAGAATAGATACTGGCGAGTTAAGCGGCTTCGAGAGATCTGTTCTGCGTTCTGCCCTACGTTCTGTGCAACGCCTCGTAGATTATGCTAGAAGGAGGTGA
- a CDS encoding Lrp/AsnC ligand binding domain-containing protein has product MADERVVAFVLAVTEIGKEYDVAEKIREVAKQAGVDVEAYVVYGEYDVAAKIVADGLRKIDRAVTMIRTLPGVLRTVTLIAAE; this is encoded by the coding sequence ATGGCAGATGAGAGGGTTGTAGCTTTTGTACTAGCTGTTACTGAAATAGGTAAAGAATATGATGTAGCTGAGAAAATACGAGAAGTAGCTAAGCAAGCTGGTGTAGATGTAGAAGCGTATGTAGTCTATGGGGAATATGATGTAGCTGCAAAGATAGTGGCCGATGGTCTACGTAAAATAGATAGAGCTGTAACTATGATACGAACCCTTCCAGGTGTTCTACGTACAGTTACACTGATAGCTGCAGAGTGA
- a CDS encoding DUF432 domain-containing protein, whose translation MFGHLAIGELRRVCGNTLSVSVLEDNRCRYKRGNTTVIVPCDSVSIYPAPPIFYPEHITNYIMIRFKEPIVVKPGSSEKFWTLVDFDVVAVVGSGSTSYEIVDAFPSTGMCKYALYGSPSRGILSRYIVTRVYGESKSEECRATIAINIVNKSMKPVKISRIVFPGHSFSLFYSQDSVIGSSLYVTVTSPFTAVVSLREPSISNMHRAPRLIEQRVVASVQPRWSQSFVMSYGL comes from the coding sequence ATGTTTGGACACCTAGCTATAGGAGAGCTGCGTAGGGTATGTGGGAATACATTATCAGTATCGGTGCTAGAAGATAACAGATGTAGGTATAAAAGAGGTAACACAACAGTCATAGTTCCATGTGATAGTGTTTCTATCTATCCTGCGCCACCTATTTTCTATCCAGAACATATAACCAATTATATAATGATACGTTTCAAAGAACCTATCGTAGTTAAACCAGGCTCTTCCGAGAAGTTCTGGACCCTCGTAGACTTTGATGTAGTAGCCGTTGTAGGTTCCGGGTCCACTAGCTATGAAATCGTAGACGCCTTTCCGTCCACAGGTATGTGTAAATATGCTCTCTACGGTTCGCCCAGTCGTGGAATACTATCTAGGTATATAGTGACTAGGGTCTATGGAGAGTCTAAGAGTGAAGAATGTAGAGCCACTATAGCTATAAATATAGTAAACAAATCTATGAAGCCAGTCAAGATTTCGCGTATTGTCTTTCCAGGACACTCTTTTTCGCTGTTCTATAGCCAAGATAGCGTAATAGGGTCTAGCTTGTATGTCACTGTAACGAGCCCCTTTACAGCAGTTGTATCACTTCGTGAGCCAAGTATTAGCAATATGCACAGGGCACCTAGGCTAATCGAGCAACGTGTTGTGGCTAGTGTACAACCTAGATGGAGTCAAAGTTTTGTGATGAGCTATGGACTTTAA